A genomic stretch from Telmatocola sphagniphila includes:
- a CDS encoding integrase catalytic domain-containing protein, which produces MEVLALLADLGPATSVATLKECFPEMTRSELEDMLRRYRRVWRKRYKRTGFRLRWTTPGTVWAMDYTETPLIDGKDQYLLAVRDLSSGQQLLAWPVAAATAEETLVALRSLITREGAPLVLKMDNGSPFIAEEVQEYLQREGVFGLYSPPRRPQYNGAIEAGIGSLKSRIERRAAWEGHPEVWNAEDVEAARREANALAQPRGGLGPTPETLWKSRERVATESRDQFRELVEIHRNRAMEEEGKSPSGVLLEQEARRMDRIALRRALVDHGDLLFKRGPIPLGIKSQKTANIT; this is translated from the coding sequence ATGGAAGTGCTTGCTCTGTTGGCCGATCTCGGGCCGGCCACCAGCGTGGCAACTCTCAAAGAGTGCTTCCCGGAAATGACGCGTTCCGAGCTCGAAGACATGCTCAGGCGCTACCGCCGCGTCTGGCGGAAAAGGTATAAACGAACCGGCTTCCGGCTCAGGTGGACTACGCCGGGAACCGTCTGGGCGATGGATTACACGGAGACGCCACTCATTGATGGAAAGGACCAATACCTGTTGGCAGTCCGAGATCTGAGCAGTGGTCAGCAGTTGCTAGCCTGGCCTGTGGCGGCGGCAACTGCCGAGGAAACGCTTGTGGCCCTTCGGTCATTGATCACCCGGGAGGGAGCCCCGCTGGTACTGAAAATGGATAACGGTTCTCCGTTTATTGCCGAAGAGGTCCAAGAATATTTGCAGCGAGAAGGCGTGTTCGGCTTGTACTCTCCGCCGAGGAGGCCACAATATAACGGTGCGATCGAAGCGGGCATAGGATCTTTGAAAAGTCGAATCGAACGTAGAGCTGCCTGGGAAGGCCATCCGGAAGTGTGGAACGCTGAGGATGTGGAGGCGGCTCGACGGGAAGCCAATGCCTTGGCTCAACCGAGAGGAGGTCTGGGTCCTACTCCCGAGACGCTTTGGAAAAGTCGGGAGAGAGTCGCGACAGAATCTCGCGATCAGTTCCGAGAGCTTGTTGAAATCCATCGGAACCGAGCTATGGAGGAGGAAGGAAAATCTCCTTCGGGAGTGTTGCTCGAGCAGGAAGCTCGCCGTATGGATCGAATTGCTTTACGCCGTGCTCTCGTCGATCACGGCGATCTTTTGTTCAAGAGAGGGCCAATTCCTCTAGGAATTAAATCGCAAAAAACGGCAAATATTACGTGA
- a CDS encoding YXWGXW repeat-containing protein, with amino-acid sequence MYSIRSALTASLLGLIGLAPTNAARAQQVQIPDIPQGVDVQARGPVHEAFAQPSTAQPTAGPLAPKQPPAPVDEMPPDQKPEGDNVQWISGYWSWDDETKDFLWISGFWRATPPGRHWLAGHWQQTDQGWQWAAGFWAPDNTTQIQYLPTPPQAIEESPAPAPDANSTFVPGTWVYVQTKYYWRPGFWVPNRIGWVWIPGGYIWTPNGYIFVSGYWDHPLDERGMLFAPVRFGIGWRGGRYIPSFVIGTDFMIGSFFVRLNVRSYYFGDYFEARYASRGFVAWPDYRVGKFGIDPNFSYYRRVHANDVRWEANLRELYKGRASGIVPRPPHTLAAQIQAVNALKGTRNAAVLQSTGFTHLQNVSAVTPLKDFHNVRVTNLSELGGVKASVPAREIKVRAVANEERARELKVVEQSRQTAQIRHQEEAKIFQPGKAPVIQSEPRSIKLEIPKPIPHVGNPGPVMKAAPPLPTIPNHMEREIPKFEPKRP; translated from the coding sequence ATGTATTCAATAAGGTCTGCCCTAACAGCCTCCCTTTTAGGGCTTATAGGTCTTGCTCCCACGAATGCCGCCCGCGCTCAACAAGTTCAGATTCCCGACATTCCGCAAGGGGTCGACGTGCAGGCTCGCGGGCCCGTTCATGAAGCCTTCGCTCAACCCTCTACCGCACAACCAACGGCTGGCCCGCTGGCTCCGAAACAGCCGCCGGCCCCCGTTGATGAAATGCCTCCCGATCAAAAACCTGAAGGCGACAATGTGCAATGGATCTCCGGCTATTGGAGCTGGGATGACGAAACGAAAGATTTTCTCTGGATCAGCGGTTTCTGGCGGGCCACGCCTCCGGGTCGTCACTGGCTGGCTGGTCACTGGCAGCAGACGGATCAGGGCTGGCAATGGGCGGCCGGCTTCTGGGCTCCCGATAATACGACGCAGATTCAATATTTACCGACTCCTCCACAAGCGATTGAAGAATCGCCGGCCCCGGCCCCCGATGCCAACAGTACCTTCGTGCCCGGCACCTGGGTCTACGTTCAAACCAAATACTACTGGCGGCCCGGCTTCTGGGTTCCCAACCGGATAGGCTGGGTTTGGATTCCCGGTGGTTACATCTGGACTCCTAACGGCTACATCTTTGTTTCGGGCTACTGGGATCACCCCCTGGATGAACGCGGAATGCTCTTTGCTCCCGTGCGATTCGGCATCGGCTGGCGCGGCGGACGCTACATTCCTTCGTTTGTGATTGGCACCGATTTCATGATCGGCTCGTTCTTCGTTCGACTGAACGTTCGCAGCTACTACTTCGGAGATTACTTCGAAGCTCGCTATGCCTCTCGCGGCTTCGTTGCCTGGCCCGATTATCGCGTCGGGAAGTTTGGCATCGACCCGAACTTCAGCTACTATCGCCGGGTGCATGCGAACGACGTCCGCTGGGAAGCCAACCTGCGAGAACTTTATAAAGGCCGGGCGAGCGGTATCGTTCCCCGTCCGCCGCACACTCTCGCCGCTCAGATTCAAGCGGTGAACGCTTTGAAGGGGACTCGCAATGCGGCGGTGTTGCAGTCGACAGGGTTTACTCACCTGCAGAATGTGAGTGCGGTAACGCCTTTGAAGGATTTCCACAATGTTCGGGTGACCAATCTGAGCGAACTGGGAGGCGTGAAAGCGTCGGTGCCCGCCCGGGAAATCAAGGTTCGTGCGGTGGCCAATGAGGAGCGTGCCCGGGAACTGAAGGTCGTGGAGCAATCACGACAGACGGCTCAAATCCGGCACCAGGAGGAAGCGAAAATTTTCCAGCCCGGGAAGGCGCCGGTGATTCAAAGTGAGCCGAGGTCGATCAAGCTTGAAATTCCCAAGCCGATTCCCCATGTGGGGAATCCTGGCCCGGTAATGAAAGCGGCCCCACCGTTGCCGACGATTCCCAATCACATGGAACGGGAAATCCCGAAGTTTGAGCCGAAGCGACCTTAA
- a CDS encoding DUF1501 domain-containing protein encodes MRQDGMFLPSRRQMLRQSGIGLGMLGLGGLLANETTLSAAEKAANPLAPKSPHFKPKAKRIIHLFMGGGPSQVDTFDPKPALEKYHGQQPSGAGLKTERKTGGLYKSPFKFYKSGKSGIEVSEIFPEIAKQIDDICVVRSMHTDIPNHEPGLLLMTCGNTQPIRPSMGSWLLYGLGSENQNLPGFVVLCPGKPVVGPALWNNSFLPGIYQGCHIQNLDPKKVIDHIQNRYLTSGTQRQQLDLINGLNKLHLERHPGDEQLDSRIQSLEMAFRMQTEATDVFDVTKEPAKIREEYGTGYFADACLAARRLVERGVRMVQVFYGAGQPWDDHSDIEKGHRAKAKDSDKAIAALLRDLKRKGLLEDTLVLWGGEFGRTPTSEGSSGRDHNNHGFSVWMAGGGVKGGLAYGATDEFGFAAVENKVHIHDLHATMLHLMGLDHEKLTYRYSGRDFRLTDVAGVVVKDILA; translated from the coding sequence ATGCGACAAGACGGAATGTTCCTGCCCTCCCGTCGGCAGATGCTGCGTCAAAGCGGCATCGGTCTGGGTATGCTCGGTCTCGGCGGCCTGTTGGCAAATGAAACTACTCTCAGCGCGGCGGAGAAGGCCGCAAATCCGTTGGCGCCGAAATCGCCCCACTTCAAACCCAAGGCAAAGCGGATTATTCACCTGTTTATGGGCGGCGGTCCCAGTCAGGTCGATACCTTCGATCCCAAACCGGCCCTGGAGAAATATCACGGTCAGCAACCCAGCGGCGCGGGACTGAAGACGGAACGCAAAACCGGCGGCCTCTACAAATCGCCCTTCAAGTTTTACAAGTCGGGGAAATCGGGAATCGAAGTCAGCGAAATCTTCCCGGAAATTGCCAAGCAGATCGACGATATCTGCGTAGTCCGATCCATGCATACGGACATTCCCAATCACGAGCCGGGCTTGTTGCTGATGACCTGCGGCAACACCCAGCCGATCCGTCCCAGCATGGGCAGCTGGCTGCTCTATGGCCTCGGTTCCGAAAACCAGAATCTGCCCGGTTTCGTCGTGCTCTGTCCCGGAAAACCCGTGGTCGGCCCGGCACTGTGGAACAACAGTTTCCTGCCCGGCATCTATCAGGGCTGCCACATTCAGAATCTCGACCCCAAGAAGGTGATCGACCACATCCAGAATCGCTATCTCACTTCCGGTACGCAGCGGCAGCAACTCGACCTGATTAATGGGCTGAACAAGTTGCATTTGGAACGGCATCCGGGCGATGAGCAACTCGATTCGCGCATTCAATCGCTGGAAATGGCCTTCCGGATGCAGACGGAAGCGACCGATGTGTTCGATGTCACGAAAGAACCGGCCAAAATCCGCGAGGAATATGGCACGGGTTACTTTGCCGATGCCTGTCTGGCGGCCCGCCGCCTGGTGGAGCGCGGCGTGCGCATGGTCCAGGTCTTTTACGGGGCCGGGCAGCCCTGGGACGACCATAGCGACATTGAAAAAGGCCATCGAGCGAAGGCGAAGGATTCCGACAAGGCGATTGCCGCGCTGTTGCGCGATCTGAAGCGCAAAGGACTGCTGGAAGATACCCTGGTACTTTGGGGCGGGGAATTCGGCCGTACGCCCACCAGTGAAGGGTCGAGTGGCCGGGATCACAACAACCACGGCTTCAGCGTCTGGATGGCAGGCGGCGGCGTCAAAGGGGGACTGGCTTACGGGGCGACCGATGAATTCGGGTTCGCCGCCGTCGAAAACAAGGTGCATATTCACGATCTCCACGCCACCATGCTGCATTTGATGGGTCTGGATCACGAGAAATTGACTTATCGCTATAGCGGCCGGGATTTTCGTCTCACCGATGTCGCAGGCGTGGTGGTCAAAGATATTCTGGCCTGA
- a CDS encoding PSD1 and planctomycete cytochrome C domain-containing protein → MRQISCLLLFALGFSWATPIRAEDNAKAIEFFEAKIRPVLVEQCLKCHSEEAAKDKKLRGGLKLDSKPNWMLGGDTGPALVPGKPKEGTLLASLKYDGETQMPPKGKLPESVIADFEKWIAMGAVDPRDGQARKKPVVAFDFEKARQFWAFQPPKSQPVPVITDKKFTIQTPIDAFVVKKWNELGLKPNQKADKRTLIRRAYFDLIGLPPTAEEIEAFEKDESPNAFAKIVEKLLASPQYGERWARHWLDVARYAEDQAHTFDVRPKGNAYFYRDWVIKAFNSDMPYNRFVQLQIAGDLLPAAPDTDLFTQLAGLGYLGLGAEYYKNTAREQAIAEELDDRVDTLTRGFLGLTVSCARCHDHKFDPIPTRDYYSIAGIYYGTNLTDAPLVSADVLKVFNDAQKLIKDQEEVVNQYLIQTGLLAARSALPDTAKYLMASRKVRDEKLSVDKVAQEAGLNKYFLDRWVKYLDPANAAKVPAEFKEWFTSQARSESLEFIFVAASLAEKIEKIEVPEKGNKPAKGQNKPNSLMKAMVLDDNAPYRVPPAEAESRFLIGSAKQDLVEMRKELDSRKKKSPPQPPRAPVVSGAGQGMKVYIRGNPMTKGEDAPKGFLQVLATTTAPQPAPKDYTRLDLAKAISNPENPLTARVYVNRVWQGHFGKGLVNTPSNFGSLGSKPSHAELLDFLAAEFVKQGWSTKWLHRQIMLSSTYQLASDEEPANNKIDAGNVYLWRSSRHRLDIESWRDSLLNAADRLDTTMGGPTFNLHDASARRRTVYAKISRHELDGLLRLFDFPDANVTADKRTSTTVPQQQLFALNSEFMVIQAKAFAERIAKLGTTDEARVTAAYKLAYGRLPESRELELGLSFLKTPNKPEDKLTRWQQYAQALLAANEFMYVD, encoded by the coding sequence ATGCGCCAAATTTCGTGTTTGCTGCTGTTTGCCCTGGGGTTCTCCTGGGCTACGCCGATCCGGGCTGAGGATAACGCCAAGGCGATCGAATTCTTCGAAGCCAAGATTCGACCGGTACTGGTGGAACAATGTCTGAAATGCCATTCGGAAGAAGCGGCTAAAGATAAGAAGCTTCGCGGCGGCCTCAAGCTCGATTCCAAACCCAACTGGATGCTCGGCGGCGACACCGGTCCCGCCCTTGTGCCCGGCAAACCCAAAGAGGGGACGCTTCTGGCGTCGTTGAAATACGATGGCGAAACCCAGATGCCTCCCAAAGGGAAGCTTCCCGAATCGGTGATTGCCGACTTTGAAAAATGGATCGCAATGGGCGCGGTCGATCCACGCGATGGCCAGGCCCGCAAAAAGCCGGTTGTCGCTTTCGATTTCGAAAAAGCCCGTCAATTCTGGGCTTTTCAACCCCCTAAGTCTCAGCCCGTTCCGGTAATCACGGACAAGAAATTTACGATTCAGACGCCGATCGATGCATTCGTGGTCAAGAAATGGAATGAACTGGGACTCAAGCCGAACCAGAAAGCCGATAAGCGGACACTCATCCGCCGGGCTTACTTCGATCTGATTGGTCTGCCGCCGACGGCCGAGGAAATTGAAGCGTTTGAGAAAGACGAGAGCCCGAATGCTTTTGCCAAAATCGTGGAGAAACTTCTGGCTTCTCCGCAATACGGCGAGCGCTGGGCCCGGCATTGGCTGGATGTGGCCCGCTATGCCGAAGACCAGGCGCACACCTTCGATGTTCGCCCCAAGGGCAATGCCTACTTCTACCGCGACTGGGTCATCAAAGCCTTCAATTCGGACATGCCCTATAACCGCTTCGTGCAGTTGCAGATTGCCGGCGATCTGCTGCCGGCTGCGCCCGATACTGATCTCTTCACCCAATTAGCGGGGCTTGGCTATCTCGGACTGGGAGCCGAGTACTACAAAAACACGGCTCGCGAGCAGGCCATCGCGGAAGAACTCGATGACCGCGTCGATACGCTTACGCGCGGTTTTCTGGGTCTGACCGTGAGTTGTGCCCGCTGCCACGATCACAAGTTCGATCCGATTCCCACGCGCGATTATTATTCCATCGCAGGTATCTATTACGGCACCAATTTAACCGATGCACCCCTGGTTTCCGCCGACGTTCTGAAGGTCTTCAACGATGCCCAGAAGTTGATAAAAGATCAGGAAGAAGTGGTCAATCAATACCTGATCCAGACGGGATTGCTGGCCGCTCGTTCGGCTCTGCCCGACACGGCCAAGTATCTGATGGCTTCGCGGAAAGTTCGCGATGAAAAGCTTTCGGTCGATAAGGTGGCTCAGGAAGCAGGCCTGAACAAATATTTCCTCGACCGCTGGGTGAAATATCTCGACCCGGCTAATGCCGCGAAGGTACCGGCTGAGTTCAAGGAGTGGTTCACCAGCCAGGCCCGGTCGGAATCGCTGGAGTTCATCTTCGTGGCCGCCAGTCTGGCCGAGAAGATTGAAAAAATCGAAGTGCCCGAAAAGGGGAATAAACCTGCCAAAGGACAGAACAAGCCGAACTCGTTGATGAAAGCGATGGTTCTGGATGATAATGCTCCGTATCGGGTTCCACCCGCGGAAGCAGAGAGCCGCTTTCTGATTGGTTCCGCCAAGCAAGATCTCGTGGAAATGCGAAAAGAACTGGATAGCCGTAAGAAGAAATCGCCACCCCAGCCCCCGAGGGCTCCGGTCGTTTCCGGTGCCGGCCAGGGTATGAAGGTCTACATTCGCGGCAACCCGATGACCAAGGGCGAAGATGCCCCCAAGGGCTTCCTGCAGGTGCTGGCCACGACGACCGCTCCGCAACCAGCCCCCAAGGATTACACCCGACTCGATCTGGCTAAAGCGATTTCCAATCCGGAAAATCCGCTGACGGCTCGCGTCTATGTCAATCGCGTCTGGCAGGGACACTTCGGCAAAGGGCTGGTGAATACCCCGAGTAATTTCGGTTCGCTCGGCAGCAAACCCAGCCACGCGGAACTGCTCGATTTCCTGGCCGCGGAATTTGTCAAACAGGGCTGGTCGACGAAATGGCTGCATCGCCAAATTATGCTCTCGAGCACCTACCAACTGGCCAGTGATGAAGAACCGGCGAACAACAAGATCGATGCCGGCAACGTCTACCTCTGGCGTTCCTCCCGGCACCGCCTCGATATCGAAAGCTGGCGCGATTCGCTGCTGAATGCCGCCGATCGGCTAGATACCACGATGGGAGGACCCACTTTCAATCTGCACGATGCCTCGGCCCGGCGCCGAACGGTTTACGCGAAGATCAGCCGGCACGAACTCGATGGCCTGCTGCGTCTGTTCGATTTTCCCGATGCCAACGTCACTGCGGATAAGCGAACCAGCACGACCGTGCCGCAACAGCAACTGTTCGCCCTCAATAGTGAATTCATGGTGATTCAAGCTAAGGCATTTGCGGAGCGCATCGCCAAGCTCGGGACAACCGATGAAGCGCGGGTGACCGCCGCTTACAAACTGGCCTACGGCCGGCTGCCCGAATCCCGGGAATTGGAACTGGGCCTGAGTTTCCTGAAAACGCCCAATAAGCCCGAAGACAAGCTGACTCGCTGGCAGCAGTACGCTCAAGCGCTGCTGGCCGCCAACGAATTTATGTACGTCGATTGA
- a CDS encoding glutathione peroxidase, producing the protein MSIYDIPLKTIDGQEQTLEPFKGQVLLIVNVASKCGFTPQYAGLEDLYRKYKDKGFAVLGFPCDQFMHQEPGNEAEIQQFCSTKYQVDFPLFAKVKVNGAEANPLWTFLKNARRGFLGTKAIKWNFTKFLVNRQGEVVKRYSTAKSPAKIASGIEAIL; encoded by the coding sequence ATGAGCATTTACGATATTCCCCTAAAAACGATCGACGGCCAGGAACAGACCTTGGAACCCTTCAAGGGCCAGGTGCTTCTGATCGTGAATGTCGCGTCTAAATGCGGTTTTACACCCCAATATGCGGGACTGGAAGATCTATACCGCAAGTATAAGGACAAAGGCTTTGCCGTTCTCGGTTTTCCCTGCGATCAGTTCATGCATCAGGAGCCGGGCAACGAGGCGGAGATTCAGCAGTTCTGTTCGACCAAGTATCAGGTCGACTTTCCCTTGTTCGCCAAGGTGAAAGTGAATGGAGCCGAGGCGAATCCGCTCTGGACCTTTCTGAAAAATGCCCGGCGTGGTTTTCTGGGTACCAAGGCCATCAAATGGAACTTCACGAAATTTCTAGTGAATCGCCAAGGAGAAGTGGTGAAGCGCTATAGCACGGCCAAGTCCCCCGCAAAAATCGCCTCCGGGATCGAAGCAATTCTATGA
- a CDS encoding multicopper oxidase domain-containing protein codes for MHSYRLFSLMILCCSLIGLVGSEAFPAQPPDGKKDKKGGKAGKSKTSDPRASKVRPFQDLWIPPILEGKTLDLSLAKYQRLFLEDKATPTYGYNGHKFWGPTLILNQDDTVRINVKNELEEVTTVHWHGLHLPAATDGGPHQLIQPGETWSPTFTVKNNAGTYWYHPHPHEKTQKQLTLGAGGLIIIRDPIEAKIDLPRTYGIDDIPLVLSSRRFKTDNQFSYEGDNDKYGDFLLANGTMDAQISLPAQFVRLRILNAEIERGYELGFADNRTFYQIATDGGLVEKPVPLKRLKLMVGERVELLVDLSDKDPQSSLDLMAYNAGQSFGFPGGEPDKGPPNGSYFNDKDFRILRINLTAPTQKRVTKLPETLTVNRFPSESEVSTRRNLQVTAGRPRFSFDNKFYDMHSTNQIVKLGAVESWTITNNNIFGHSFHIHDVQFKIVARGNEAPAEYERGWKDTVYLPRGKSVTFLAKFEDYASDTDPFMYHCHMANHEDGGMMGQFLVSKNPAALKKDANGMVRIPDRSEHPLTTEMITAADQQKQKPAPDFRVQDISGQTLQLASLVEKKPVLLIFIERDCPCSRESAGYFEKISQAYSSTCSVVGVINAETQTAQKWAKSVGCHISLIADPNLKIIRDYQAERSVYTTLIAPGGKIEKTYPGYSTDILQEISLSVARLGRVTPQTVSFEGAPKRLKSGCPFVEE; via the coding sequence ATGCACAGCTACCGTCTATTCAGTCTGATGATCCTCTGCTGCAGCCTGATTGGTTTGGTCGGCAGCGAAGCATTCCCCGCACAACCTCCCGACGGTAAGAAAGACAAAAAGGGTGGTAAGGCCGGCAAATCTAAAACGAGTGATCCCCGAGCCTCCAAAGTACGTCCCTTTCAGGATCTCTGGATTCCCCCAATTCTCGAAGGCAAAACCCTGGACCTATCGCTCGCCAAGTATCAACGTCTTTTTCTGGAGGATAAAGCGACGCCCACCTACGGCTATAACGGACACAAATTCTGGGGACCGACGCTGATTCTGAACCAGGACGACACCGTTCGCATCAACGTTAAAAATGAACTGGAGGAAGTCACCACCGTACACTGGCATGGGCTCCATCTCCCGGCGGCGACGGACGGCGGACCCCATCAATTAATCCAACCGGGAGAAACCTGGAGCCCGACCTTCACCGTCAAAAACAATGCCGGCACCTACTGGTATCATCCCCATCCCCACGAAAAGACGCAAAAACAACTTACCCTGGGAGCCGGTGGCCTCATCATCATTCGCGATCCCATCGAAGCTAAAATCGATTTGCCCCGGACCTATGGAATCGACGATATTCCCCTGGTTCTGAGCAGTCGGAGATTCAAAACCGACAATCAGTTCAGTTACGAAGGGGATAACGACAAGTACGGGGATTTTCTGCTCGCCAATGGTACGATGGATGCCCAAATCAGCCTGCCAGCCCAATTCGTGCGACTGAGAATTCTGAATGCAGAAATCGAAAGAGGTTACGAATTGGGCTTTGCGGACAACAGGACTTTTTATCAGATAGCCACCGATGGCGGGTTGGTCGAAAAGCCGGTTCCTCTTAAGCGTTTGAAGCTCATGGTCGGCGAGCGGGTCGAACTACTCGTGGATCTGAGTGATAAAGATCCCCAATCCAGCCTCGATCTGATGGCTTACAATGCCGGACAGTCTTTCGGCTTCCCAGGAGGAGAACCGGACAAAGGCCCACCCAACGGCAGCTATTTCAACGACAAAGATTTTCGAATTCTGCGAATCAACCTCACTGCCCCGACCCAAAAGCGCGTGACCAAATTGCCTGAAACCCTGACGGTTAATCGCTTTCCCAGCGAATCGGAAGTGAGCACTCGCCGAAATCTTCAGGTGACGGCCGGTCGCCCTCGATTTTCCTTCGACAACAAATTCTATGACATGCATTCGACGAATCAGATTGTAAAGCTGGGTGCTGTGGAATCCTGGACCATCACCAACAACAACATTTTCGGGCACTCCTTTCACATCCACGATGTGCAGTTCAAAATTGTCGCCCGAGGAAACGAGGCTCCCGCAGAATACGAGCGCGGCTGGAAGGATACCGTCTATCTGCCGCGCGGGAAAAGCGTTACTTTCCTGGCCAAATTCGAAGATTACGCCAGCGATACCGATCCGTTTATGTACCACTGCCACATGGCCAATCACGAGGATGGGGGAATGATGGGACAGTTCCTGGTTTCGAAGAATCCAGCGGCTCTGAAAAAAGATGCCAATGGGATGGTGCGGATACCCGATCGTAGCGAGCATCCCCTCACCACCGAGATGATTACGGCCGCCGATCAGCAGAAACAGAAACCGGCCCCCGATTTTCGCGTCCAGGATATCTCGGGTCAAACCCTTCAGCTCGCGTCATTAGTCGAAAAGAAGCCGGTTCTGCTAATTTTCATTGAACGAGATTGTCCTTGTTCCCGGGAATCCGCCGGCTATTTTGAAAAAATCAGTCAGGCGTATTCCAGCACCTGTAGCGTGGTAGGGGTCATCAACGCGGAAACCCAAACCGCTCAAAAGTGGGCGAAGAGTGTCGGCTGCCACATTTCGCTTATAGCAGATCCAAATTTGAAAATCATCCGGGACTATCAGGCCGAGCGGAGCGTTTACACCACCCTGATAGCCCCGGGAGGGAAAATTGAAAAAACCTATCCCGGGTACAGTACGGACATCCTGCAGGAAATTTCCCTGTCCGTAGCACGGCTCGGGCGGGTGACCCCTCAAACGGTTTCCTTTGAGGGAGCCCCAAAGCGATTGAAATCTGGGTGCCCCTTCGTCGAAGAGTAG